From Shewanella psychrophila, a single genomic window includes:
- the glnE gene encoding bifunctional [glutamate--ammonia ligase]-adenylyl-L-tyrosine phosphorylase/[glutamate--ammonia-ligase] adenylyltransferase has translation MENISNKPLSAIIVKVADRYWQRLNEVWPQLSNELSQQQSDELYRIMGLSDFIAEQLCRHPDWISGLFNEQLDSLERQSFDRELHDLLALSTSEDEVKAHLRRYRNRQMVRLAWRDFFGYVSLEDSLLDLSALSEALIIASRDWLYKDMCKQLGTPCDSEGNAQPLLVLGMGKLGGRELNFSSDIDLIFTFPEHGETQGGRRSLDNQQFFIRMGQRLVNLLHQVTVDGFVYRVDMRLRPYGESGPLVVSFSGLEDYYQEQGRDWERYAMVKARALGPWTSYSDELHSMLRPFVYRRYIDFSAIESLRKMKQLITQEVRRRQLTDNIKLGAGGIREVEFVIQSFQLIRGGREPSLRQQSLFAAIDILFSLGQLEYLVVDELKQSYMLLRRVENLLQAIGDKQTQTLPDNGLDWYRLCHAMGMASEAELRTHIESAMAKIHRHFNDTVGGHDQDEITDLWTQDLWNVQEDDHAQSLISEQAIDDPDLWPLLKQWRETIAKRSIGPRGRDTLDKLMPWLLREFTHLASPSKAFVSVSKVLDQILTRTTYLELLYENPGARQQLVSLCQASPWIAQQLAKFPMLLDELIDPTQLYDTTSLDDYGSELRQYLLRVPEEDMEQQMEVLRQFKLSQQLKIAAADVTGVLPVSEVSDHLTLLAEAVIDQVVTQAWLQVTSRHGIPSHLEGGDMGFAVIGYGKAGGLELGYGSDLDLVFLHNYSRERYSQHSETNGDRPIEIGHFYLKLAQRILHLFSTRTTSGELYEVDMRLRPSGASGLLVSEIENFGEYQKEEAWTWEHQALVRARFMFGANELSSRFSQIRAQVIEQERDKHTLAKNVREMRLKMREHLLKIDTGMFDLKQSEGGIADIEFLAQYLVLAYAHEYHDLSTRSDNVRIFETLGELELLPLIDVQSLIQAYFFFRDESHRLALQHLPVQILKATAEEHAHRVMDIYRRVLQ, from the coding sequence ATGGAAAATATCAGTAACAAGCCCTTGTCTGCCATTATTGTTAAAGTCGCAGATCGTTACTGGCAAAGGCTGAATGAAGTCTGGCCTCAACTCTCCAACGAACTTAGTCAGCAGCAGAGCGACGAGCTTTATCGCATTATGGGACTCAGTGATTTTATTGCAGAACAATTATGTCGTCATCCGGATTGGATATCTGGGTTATTTAATGAGCAGTTAGATAGTCTGGAACGTCAAAGTTTCGATAGAGAGTTGCATGATCTATTAGCACTTTCGACTAGTGAAGATGAAGTTAAAGCTCATCTGAGACGTTATCGAAATCGACAAATGGTGCGCTTAGCTTGGCGAGATTTTTTCGGTTATGTCAGCCTAGAAGATTCACTGTTAGATCTGTCGGCTCTATCTGAAGCCTTAATCATAGCCAGTAGAGACTGGTTATATAAAGATATGTGCAAACAACTGGGTACCCCCTGTGATAGTGAAGGAAATGCTCAGCCTTTGCTCGTGCTGGGCATGGGGAAACTGGGGGGACGTGAGCTTAACTTCTCTTCCGATATCGATCTTATCTTTACTTTTCCAGAGCATGGCGAAACCCAAGGTGGCCGCAGAAGTCTGGATAATCAGCAATTCTTCATTCGTATGGGTCAGCGTTTGGTCAATCTGCTGCATCAGGTCACTGTGGATGGTTTTGTCTATCGCGTCGATATGCGCCTGCGCCCTTATGGTGAGAGCGGCCCGTTAGTGGTTAGTTTCAGTGGTCTGGAGGATTATTATCAGGAACAGGGGCGAGATTGGGAGAGGTACGCCATGGTCAAGGCTAGGGCTCTTGGCCCCTGGACTTCGTACTCAGATGAACTTCATTCCATGTTGAGACCGTTCGTCTACCGTCGCTATATCGACTTCTCAGCCATCGAATCCCTGCGTAAGATGAAGCAGCTTATCACCCAAGAGGTCAGGCGTAGACAGCTCACCGACAATATAAAATTAGGTGCCGGTGGTATCCGTGAGGTTGAGTTTGTTATTCAGAGTTTCCAACTGATCCGTGGAGGTCGTGAGCCTTCTTTGCGCCAGCAGAGTCTATTTGCGGCGATAGATATCCTATTTAGCTTGGGACAACTTGAGTATTTGGTGGTGGATGAACTCAAGCAGAGCTATATGTTGTTAAGGCGAGTTGAGAATTTACTACAGGCCATAGGGGATAAGCAGACCCAAACTTTGCCTGATAATGGCTTGGACTGGTATCGATTATGTCACGCTATGGGCATGGCTTCGGAAGCTGAGCTCAGGACTCATATTGAATCGGCTATGGCTAAGATCCATCGTCACTTTAATGATACCGTTGGCGGACATGATCAAGATGAGATAACAGACCTTTGGACTCAAGATCTTTGGAATGTTCAGGAAGATGATCATGCTCAAAGTTTGATAAGTGAACAAGCCATAGATGATCCCGACCTTTGGCCCTTACTTAAACAATGGCGTGAAACCATAGCAAAACGTAGCATAGGTCCCCGTGGACGAGATACCTTAGATAAGCTTATGCCTTGGCTATTGCGTGAATTTACTCATCTAGCCTCTCCATCTAAGGCCTTCGTGTCAGTGTCTAAGGTGCTAGATCAGATTTTAACTCGCACTACTTATCTCGAACTTCTCTATGAGAACCCTGGGGCCAGACAACAATTGGTGAGCCTGTGTCAGGCGAGTCCCTGGATTGCTCAGCAGCTAGCAAAATTCCCCATGTTACTCGATGAGCTTATCGATCCTACTCAGCTATATGACACCACTTCTCTCGATGATTATGGCAGCGAACTGAGGCAATATTTACTGCGTGTTCCTGAGGAGGATATGGAGCAGCAGATGGAGGTTCTGAGGCAATTTAAGCTATCACAGCAGTTAAAGATAGCCGCGGCCGATGTCACAGGAGTCTTACCTGTAAGCGAGGTGAGCGATCACCTTACCTTACTTGCCGAGGCGGTTATTGATCAAGTCGTTACTCAAGCCTGGCTGCAAGTCACGAGTCGTCACGGCATTCCGAGTCACCTTGAAGGCGGCGATATGGGTTTTGCCGTTATTGGTTATGGTAAAGCTGGAGGGTTAGAGCTTGGGTACGGTTCGGATCTCGACTTGGTATTTTTACACAATTATTCCCGAGAGCGATATTCGCAGCATAGTGAGACCAATGGCGATCGGCCCATAGAGATAGGGCATTTTTACCTCAAGCTAGCTCAGCGGATTTTGCACCTTTTTTCTACCCGTACCACATCCGGCGAGCTCTATGAAGTAGACATGCGTTTACGCCCATCGGGTGCTTCTGGTTTGCTGGTAAGCGAGATAGAAAATTTTGGTGAGTATCAGAAAGAGGAAGCCTGGACCTGGGAGCATCAAGCCTTGGTTAGGGCTAGATTTATGTTCGGTGCAAATGAGCTGTCGAGTCGTTTTAGTCAGATACGAGCTCAGGTTATCGAGCAGGAGCGAGACAAGCATACCTTAGCCAAAAATGTGAGGGAGATGCGTCTCAAGATGCGCGAACACCTATTAAAAATCGATACCGGCATGTTCGATCTTAAGCAGAGTGAGGGCGGGATCGCCGATATAGAGTTTCTTGCTCAATACTTGGTGTTAGCTTATGCCCATGAATACCATGATTTGTCGACCAGATCTGATAATGTGAGGATATTTGAAACCTTAGGTGAACTCGAACTCTTGCCTCTTATCGATGTTCAGTCACTCATTCAAGCCTACTTCTTTTTTCGTGATGAGAGTCATAGACTGGCCTTGCAGCATCTTCCTGTGCAGATACTCAAGGCTACAGCTGAGGAACATGCCCATAGGGTGATGGATATCTATCGCCGGGTTTTGCAATAA
- a CDS encoding DUF350 domain-containing protein produces MTLFQNFGITTDLAIILVIDLTIAIILLTLMRYLQGWTAKVDSRVELAEKDNFAFGISTAGAIAGLGIVLTGAISGEAASSYAVEAIGMSIYGLFGLILIKLGRYLHDKIALNEFNKGEQILKGNISVAIVDASAAIATAIIIRSVLIWAEDLTVDTFIAIFSAFAISQLMLVLLTRFREYRYAKRNQDASMQDALVQGHKAVAIRHSGYMLAMALSFNAASHFIIYNPQAYIANLIGWLVFSVIMLVALSVLIKIVKKLVLSKINLAQEVEQQHNIGIATVELAISVAVALILTSLMY; encoded by the coding sequence ATGACATTATTTCAAAACTTCGGCATCACAACGGATCTCGCAATCATCTTAGTGATCGATCTGACTATCGCCATTATTCTGCTAACTCTGATGCGCTACCTACAGGGGTGGACAGCTAAAGTTGATAGCCGTGTAGAACTGGCAGAGAAAGATAACTTTGCTTTTGGTATCAGCACCGCTGGTGCCATTGCGGGTTTAGGTATTGTACTCACGGGCGCCATCTCTGGTGAAGCGGCGAGTTCATATGCTGTCGAGGCCATCGGTATGAGTATCTATGGTTTATTCGGCCTGATACTGATTAAACTTGGTCGCTATCTTCACGATAAAATTGCGCTTAATGAATTTAATAAAGGCGAGCAGATCCTTAAAGGTAATATCTCTGTTGCCATCGTCGATGCCAGCGCCGCGATTGCTACAGCGATTATCATCCGCTCGGTACTCATCTGGGCCGAAGATCTGACTGTGGATACCTTTATCGCCATATTCAGTGCCTTCGCAATTTCTCAGCTAATGCTAGTGCTGCTGACACGTTTTCGTGAGTACAGGTATGCCAAGCGCAATCAAGATGCCTCCATGCAAGATGCCCTAGTTCAAGGACATAAAGCCGTGGCGATTCGCCATAGCGGTTATATGTTAGCTATGGCACTGAGCTTCAACGCTGCAAGTCACTTCATCATCTATAACCCCCAGGCCTACATAGCAAACCTCATTGGTTGGCTGGTTTTCTCGGTGATCATGTTGGTCGCACTCTCAGTGCTGATAAAGATAGTGAAGAAGCTAGTACTGTCGAAAATCAATTTAGCCCAGGAAGTTGAACAGCAACACAATATAGGCATCGCTACCGTGGAGTTGGCAATCAGTGTCGCCGTGGCGCTCATTCTCACCAGCTTGATGTACTAA
- a CDS encoding polyamine aminopropyltransferase gives MQEIQVTETALNTSSTNQERKLSWFDDTLLLGIMAVLAGCGLIYEYLLSHYAGRILGALEAAIYTMIGLMIVSMGIGAFAARKIRCAFTGFAVLELSVALCGSLAILITAAVIGFGQQLPLIIASTLGLPPDQLPEGGFIGLLQHLSEYLPYFWGVLLGLMIGMEIPLIARVRQSLCDEHLMHNAGTIYGADYVGAGIGAAIWVTFMLAIDIQLAAALTASFNLLAGFIFIWRFWDRIRFVKTLLVGHFIASGILLLLAWHGPGWEQNFNNLLYKDNVIYAKSTRFQQLTFTERLRGSGIAPVYSLYINGRLQFSSIDEHIYHAFLVHPTMEAAARHDKVLIIGGGDGLGLKQVLKWQPKHVTLMDLDKDLLALFTSHDADMPKRLSQTLLKLNGDALNDPRVEVLVDDAFNGVDKLLRENKKYDVIIVDLPDPSHPDLNKLYSDLFYKKLKELLSADGALTVQSTSPYHAPKAFISVGKTLALAGFDVSQYHHNVPSFGEWGWSIATASGKNAKARLSDIEQLSITDDWLTPGLIKGAFEFPGNFYQEIDNIEPNRIGSMQLYQYHQKAWTENQGVTLF, from the coding sequence ATGCAAGAGATACAAGTGACTGAAACAGCGCTTAATACCAGCTCGACAAACCAAGAACGAAAGCTCAGTTGGTTTGACGATACCTTACTACTCGGCATCATGGCCGTACTCGCCGGCTGTGGTTTAATCTACGAATATCTGTTATCCCACTATGCAGGTCGTATTCTGGGAGCATTAGAAGCCGCTATCTATACCATGATTGGGCTGATGATCGTCTCCATGGGCATAGGTGCATTTGCAGCCAGAAAGATACGTTGCGCCTTCACAGGCTTTGCCGTACTCGAGCTCAGTGTCGCCCTGTGTGGCTCACTGGCCATATTGATCACTGCTGCCGTTATCGGCTTCGGCCAACAGCTCCCTCTAATCATAGCTAGCACATTAGGCCTGCCACCTGATCAACTCCCCGAAGGTGGCTTTATCGGTTTGTTACAACACCTGAGTGAATATCTGCCCTATTTCTGGGGCGTACTGCTTGGCTTAATGATCGGCATGGAGATCCCCCTCATCGCTCGCGTGCGCCAATCTCTATGTGATGAGCACCTGATGCACAATGCCGGTACCATTTATGGCGCCGACTATGTGGGCGCGGGGATAGGAGCCGCCATCTGGGTGACCTTTATGCTCGCCATAGATATTCAGCTTGCGGCGGCATTGACAGCCAGCTTTAACTTACTGGCAGGCTTTATCTTCATCTGGCGCTTCTGGGATCGCATTAGGTTCGTAAAAACCTTGTTGGTTGGCCATTTTATCGCATCAGGGATATTACTCTTGCTGGCCTGGCACGGCCCAGGCTGGGAGCAGAACTTCAATAACTTGCTCTATAAAGATAATGTCATCTATGCTAAGTCGACCCGTTTTCAGCAGCTCACCTTTACCGAAAGGTTGAGAGGCAGCGGCATAGCTCCTGTCTATTCTTTGTATATCAATGGACGATTACAGTTTTCCAGTATCGATGAGCATATCTATCATGCATTTCTGGTCCATCCGACCATGGAAGCGGCGGCTCGCCATGATAAGGTATTGATCATCGGCGGCGGCGACGGATTAGGGCTAAAACAAGTATTAAAATGGCAACCTAAACATGTCACCTTGATGGATCTCGATAAAGATCTACTGGCCCTATTCACCTCACACGACGCCGATATGCCGAAGCGACTGAGCCAAACCTTGCTCAAACTCAATGGTGATGCCTTAAATGATCCCAGAGTCGAAGTCTTAGTAGACGATGCGTTCAATGGCGTAGATAAGCTACTGAGAGAAAACAAAAAATATGATGTCATCATAGTCGACTTGCCCGATCCCAGTCATCCGGATCTCAACAAGCTATACTCAGATCTTTTTTATAAAAAGCTAAAGGAACTCTTGAGTGCAGATGGGGCTCTAACTGTACAATCGACATCCCCCTACCATGCACCTAAGGCCTTTATCTCAGTAGGAAAAACCTTAGCGCTTGCAGGCTTCGATGTTAGCCAGTACCACCATAATGTGCCGAGTTTCGGAGAGTGGGGCTGGAGCATAGCCACTGCATCTGGCAAGAATGCTAAGGCAAGACTGAGTGACATCGAACAGCTATCGATAACAGATGACTGGCTGACACCAGGGCTAATTAAGGGGGCCTTCGAGTTCCCGGGGAATTTCTATCAAGAGATAGATAATATTGAGCCGAATCGAATTGGCTCAATGCAGTTATACCAGTACCATCAGAAGGCCTGGACAGAAAACCAGGGAGTGACACTATTTTGA
- a CDS encoding YjfI family protein, which yields MNIHNIANHLNDLCDKSHTGLQFDCYPIDGEVEVLQVNVVGREEIPVFVSVTENQVLCISYLWGEEEVKQDRRMEMFETMLELNIPMPLSSFAKVDDKYVVYGALSVQSDMEEIEQELSVLSDNCLEVIDEMSDFLK from the coding sequence ATGAATATCCACAATATTGCTAACCACCTCAATGATCTTTGTGACAAGAGTCACACAGGCCTCCAGTTCGATTGCTACCCAATCGATGGTGAAGTCGAAGTATTGCAGGTCAATGTCGTAGGTCGTGAAGAGATACCCGTATTTGTATCGGTAACTGAAAACCAAGTTTTGTGTATTAGTTATCTTTGGGGTGAGGAAGAAGTCAAGCAAGACCGTCGCATGGAAATGTTCGAAACCATGCTAGAGCTTAACATTCCAATGCCACTCTCATCATTTGCAAAAGTTGATGATAAATATGTGGTTTATGGCGCACTTTCTGTGCAATCAGATATGGAAGAGATAGAGCAAGAGTTATCAGTTCTATCTGACAACTGTTTGGAAGTTATCGACGAGATGTCTGACTTCCTCAAGTAA
- a CDS encoding PspA/IM30 family protein, producing the protein MGILNKILTAFRGGATEVGQGIVDANSTRIFEQEIRDAEKHLTKAKRELTDVMAKEMQASREVDRLKRSIAEHEGFATQALEQENETLALEVAEKISQLDQELAEQLSANDNFSAHAARLKELVRKTERQLTDYQRQLTMVKTTESVQKATASITDSFAGSNSKLLNAKDSLERIKARQQQFDDRLVASEQLADENSDKSLHAKLAEAGIGEQKSNANAVLDRLKARK; encoded by the coding sequence ATGGGCATACTAAACAAGATTTTAACCGCTTTCCGTGGCGGCGCTACCGAAGTTGGCCAAGGCATCGTTGATGCTAACTCTACACGTATTTTCGAGCAGGAGATACGTGATGCAGAGAAGCACCTCACCAAGGCTAAGCGTGAACTGACAGATGTCATGGCTAAAGAGATGCAAGCTAGCCGTGAAGTTGATCGCTTAAAGCGCTCTATTGCTGAGCACGAAGGTTTCGCGACCCAAGCACTTGAACAGGAAAATGAAACACTTGCCTTAGAAGTTGCTGAGAAGATCTCTCAACTTGACCAAGAGCTTGCTGAGCAGTTATCGGCTAATGATAACTTCAGTGCACATGCTGCACGCCTGAAAGAGCTAGTACGTAAAACAGAGCGTCAACTGACAGACTACCAACGTCAGCTTACTATGGTAAAGACCACTGAAAGCGTACAGAAAGCAACGGCGAGTATCACTGACTCTTTCGCTGGAAGTAATTCAAAACTACTTAATGCTAAAGACTCTTTAGAGCGCATAAAAGCACGTCAGCAGCAATTTGATGATCGCCTTGTCGCATCAGAGCAGCTAGCCGATGAAAATAGCGATAAATCGTTGCATGCTAAACTTGCAGAAGCAGGCATTGGCGAGCAAAAATCTAACGCTAATGCAGTACTTGATCGCCTTAAAGCGCGTAAGTAA
- a CDS encoding ion transporter has translation MANLSRWLPDTETHPTPFQLAMMVLSFLSVIVVLVLTFAKVEEETRRLLLIIDFSICMIFLSYFFFNLLRAENKLQYFQHNWIDLVASIPAIEPLRLARLFQILRVIRLIRMTHSLIIPMVKQRRQATLASLLVAMVTILTFSSVLMLIVESGVPGANIHTAENAIWWALVTISTVGYGDFYPVSTAGHVIGAIVIICGVSFFGVISGYMASIFIAPDETEKLETQSEEIKCELKMAIDRMEQNQNVLMAEINSLREEIRKEKEEPRS, from the coding sequence ATGGCAAATTTAAGTCGATGGTTACCCGACACTGAGACTCACCCAACCCCCTTTCAATTAGCCATGATGGTGCTGTCTTTTCTGTCTGTCATAGTGGTGTTGGTGCTCACTTTTGCCAAAGTTGAAGAGGAAACCCGCCGTCTACTCCTGATCATCGATTTTAGTATCTGCATGATATTTCTGAGTTATTTCTTCTTCAACCTACTTAGAGCCGAAAACAAGCTTCAATATTTTCAACATAATTGGATCGATTTAGTCGCCAGTATTCCTGCTATAGAACCCCTAAGACTAGCCCGCTTGTTTCAGATATTACGGGTTATCCGTCTTATTCGTATGACCCACTCCCTGATAATACCTATGGTGAAACAGCGCAGACAAGCTACCTTAGCTAGCTTACTCGTCGCCATGGTGACTATCCTAACCTTCTCATCAGTATTGATGCTCATCGTCGAAAGTGGGGTGCCTGGTGCGAATATACATACGGCAGAGAACGCTATATGGTGGGCATTAGTCACTATCTCCACAGTTGGCTATGGCGATTTCTATCCGGTATCCACAGCTGGACATGTTATCGGGGCGATAGTCATTATCTGTGGAGTGAGCTTCTTCGGTGTGATCTCAGGTTATATGGCATCTATCTTCATCGCACCAGATGAGACTGAAAAGCTGGAAACCCAAAGTGAAGAGATAAAATGTGAACTGAAGATGGCCATCGACCGTATGGAGCAGAACCAGAATGTGTTGATGGCAGAAATAAATAGTTTACGTGAAGAGATACGTAAAGAGAAAGAAGAGCCTAGGAGCTAG
- a CDS encoding inorganic triphosphatase, protein MSAEIELKLFFQLEQQQTLINLLDRLPSSEQQACRKLSNGYFDTPDLQLRKWDMGLRVRGCDGKREQTIKTAGTVVGGIHSRPEYNLDIDQDEPNLNLFPENIWPDEANISAVQSQLTCLFDTDFERRTWHIYVDESLVEVALDIGHVSVTRGGETKSEPICELEFELMAGKTGALIELGIKVAETIPVRLGKASKALRGYRLAAQSSPLSLEVLEFIALEASQDLKQTLVSLLSTGLERWQQLEAMILETGVHSLEQVPTLCYRLRACVRLLRCTLKQFNLLSDSLITMFDCIESHLSFIETGLSLAEILSQNSQLIAKQPKKTKLAEQALKSLQQLSISSLIEKMLADTCYGSLQLSLVDLLFAMRAGESRVNLNININTDLKTFADKMQEASWQKILALMPSEADLTSREYQSFARALDDSIFVGVAYGELYSKQSRDVFRAPWQDLVLGIRTLAAYRQLAHISESLDIDISDWLRNKEESLVFAMEHSRRSALSNQPYWR, encoded by the coding sequence ATGAGTGCCGAGATAGAACTTAAATTATTTTTTCAATTAGAACAACAACAAACCTTGATTAATCTACTTGATAGGTTACCCAGTAGTGAGCAGCAGGCCTGCCGTAAATTGTCGAATGGCTATTTCGATACCCCAGATCTGCAACTCAGAAAATGGGACATGGGTCTTAGGGTTCGTGGCTGTGATGGCAAGCGTGAGCAGACGATAAAAACGGCAGGGACAGTGGTCGGGGGGATTCATTCACGACCGGAATACAACCTCGATATAGATCAAGACGAGCCTAATTTAAATTTATTTCCAGAAAATATATGGCCAGATGAGGCGAATATTTCAGCAGTGCAATCTCAATTGACCTGTTTATTCGATACGGATTTCGAGAGAAGAACCTGGCATATTTATGTGGATGAAAGCCTGGTGGAAGTAGCCTTAGATATTGGGCATGTGAGTGTCACGAGAGGTGGTGAAACAAAATCAGAGCCTATATGTGAGTTAGAGTTTGAATTAATGGCGGGTAAAACCGGGGCGCTAATTGAGCTGGGCATAAAAGTCGCCGAAACCATTCCCGTTCGATTAGGCAAGGCGAGTAAGGCTCTGCGAGGTTACCGGTTAGCGGCGCAATCGAGCCCCTTAAGTCTGGAAGTTCTGGAGTTTATCGCCTTAGAAGCGAGCCAAGATCTCAAGCAAACACTGGTTTCACTCTTAAGCACTGGCCTAGAACGTTGGCAGCAACTAGAAGCCATGATTTTAGAGACTGGTGTTCATAGTTTGGAGCAAGTACCGACGCTTTGCTATCGTCTACGTGCTTGTGTGCGGCTGTTGAGGTGTACATTGAAGCAGTTTAATCTGCTCAGCGATAGTCTTATTACTATGTTTGACTGTATAGAGAGCCACTTAAGCTTTATCGAGACAGGATTAAGTTTGGCTGAAATATTGAGTCAGAACAGTCAGCTTATCGCGAAGCAGCCAAAGAAGACTAAATTAGCCGAGCAGGCCTTAAAGTCATTACAGCAGTTATCTATCTCGAGTCTTATTGAGAAGATGTTAGCCGATACCTGTTATGGCAGTTTGCAACTTAGCTTGGTGGATCTCTTGTTCGCAATGCGAGCTGGAGAGAGTCGTGTCAATCTTAACATCAATATTAACACCGACCTTAAGACCTTTGCCGATAAAATGCAGGAAGCTTCCTGGCAGAAGATCTTAGCCCTGATGCCATCGGAAGCCGATTTGACTAGTCGAGAGTACCAGTCTTTCGCTCGTGCATTAGATGACAGTATCTTCGTCGGTGTGGCCTATGGTGAGCTTTATAGTAAGCAAAGCAGAGATGTGTTCAGAGCACCATGGCAAGACTTGGTATTAGGCATCAGAACCTTGGCCGCTTACCGGCAGCTAGCCCATATCAGTGAGTCGTTGGATATTGATATCTCGGATTGGCTACGCAATAAAGAGGAAAGCTTAGTATTTGCCATGGAGCATTCGAGACGCTCTGCATTGAGTAATCAGCCGTATTGGCGATAG
- a CDS encoding TIGR00153 family protein — MPVNSILGVFAKSPIKPLQEHIDKVHQCASILVQFFDATVAGDWDNAVELRKQISATEREADALKREIRLTLPGGLFMPVERTDLLELLTQQDKIANKAKDISGRIIGRQLVVPQEIQAPFSAYLIRCLDAVALAKQAINELDDLLETGFRGREVDLVAKMIAELDKIEEDTDDLQIKIRRQLFAIENDMNPIDVMFLYKIIEWVGDLADLAERVGSRLELMLARV, encoded by the coding sequence ATGCCAGTAAACTCTATTTTGGGCGTGTTTGCAAAATCGCCAATTAAGCCTCTACAAGAGCATATAGACAAAGTGCACCAATGTGCATCGATACTTGTCCAATTTTTCGACGCTACAGTCGCTGGAGATTGGGATAATGCAGTTGAACTACGTAAGCAGATCAGTGCTACGGAACGTGAAGCGGACGCTCTTAAGCGTGAAATCCGTTTAACGCTTCCTGGTGGACTGTTTATGCCCGTCGAGCGTACCGATCTACTGGAGCTTCTAACCCAGCAAGATAAAATCGCTAACAAGGCAAAAGATATCTCTGGTCGTATCATAGGCCGTCAACTTGTCGTCCCTCAGGAGATTCAAGCCCCCTTCAGTGCTTATTTAATCCGCTGCCTCGATGCAGTAGCGCTAGCAAAACAAGCAATCAACGAACTCGATGACCTGCTAGAAACCGGTTTCCGTGGTCGTGAAGTTGACTTGGTCGCAAAGATGATCGCAGAACTCGATAAAATCGAGGAAGATACGGATGATCTTCAAATCAAGATCCGTCGTCAGTTGTTCGCTATCGAAAACGATATGAACCCTATCGATGTGATGTTCCTCTACAAGATAATTGAATGGGTTGGCGACTTGGCAGATCTTGCCGAGCGTGTCGGTTCCCGTTTAGAGCTTATGCTAGCTCGCGTCTAA